The Filimonas lacunae genomic sequence GCCTTCAAAGGCTATATCCGAAAAGCTGCTTTTACTAAAACAGACAACCTGGTACGGCACTGGACTGCCACCATTGCCCATATTCAATTAGTAATAGGCATGCTTCTGTATTTTCGCAGTCCGGCCATTCAATATTTCCGGTCGCATTTCCACGAAGCGGTACGAATTACAGACATAGCCTTCTTTGGCATATATCATGCAGGCTGCATGCTACTCGCTATTGTTATTATCACTATAGGATCAGCATTGGCCAAGCGAAAAAAAGACGATAAACAGCAATTCAAAACCTTGCTTACCTGGTATGCTATAGCACTGGCAATCATTTTCATAGCCATTCCCTGGCCTTTTTCCCCCTTTGCCAGCCGCCCCTACTTCAGATAAAACCCCTATTCATATGCTTCAATTATTTAGCACAAAAATTGGCAGGCTACGTATTATTGGTATACTGGAAGGTATTTCATTACTGACACTGTTGTTTGTTGCCATGCCCATGAAATACCTGTTACACAATCCGGATGCTACGCGAGTACTGGGTGCTGTTCACGGCGCTATTTTCCTGCTGTTTGTATTCAACACACTCAGCGTAGGCGTTGAGCAAAACTGGAAATTTAAAACCACCACCTGGAAGGTGCTGATAGCCTGCATTATTCCCTTCGGCACTTTTTATATAGACAAACACATTTTAAGTAAACTGGAACAGCAATAATGAAAACAGCCATAATAATAACAGGCATACTGCTGCTGGTGTATATATCCTACCGCGCCTATCGTATTGCCACACTGGATAAGGGACTGAACAGCTTACTGGCCAAAGGCGCAATTATCCTGGACGTAAGAACAGAACAGGAATACAAAACAGGTCATATCAACGGATCGCTGAACATTTCACTTGGCACTTTACGGGAAAGATATGTAGAACTCGATTCCGGAAAAACATATATCACCTGCTGCAGTCATGGGTTAAGAAGTGTAAAAGCAGAAAATATTTTAAAAGAAAGAGGATTTAAAAAAGTATACAACGGCGGCGCATGGAGCGATCTGGAAAAACTGATAAAAAAAGGCAATTAAAAGAACAACCATCCGGAAGCCGTTCTATAATAATACGATATATGGTCAGTATGTGATTTTGTTGTAAAATGCACCTCTCAACAACAACTATGGCATTAAAAGTAATTATTACCGGGGCAACCGGAATGGTAGGCGAAGGCGTTTTGTTAGAATGCGTGCAAAACGACAACATTTCTGAAATACTGTTAGTAGGCCGCAAATCTTATGGCCAGTCACTTCCCAAAACACGGGAGTTGATAGTAAAAGACTTTTGGGAAATTGGTCACCATACAGATACTTTACAAGGCTATGATGCCTGCTTTTATTGTGCCGGCGTTAGCGCCATGGGCAAGAATGAAGCGGACTATACCTACATCACTTACGATACCACTTTATACTTTGCCAAAACGCTGGCAACCCTCAACTCCAATATGGTGTTCACCTTCGTTACCGGCTGGGGAACCGATAGCACCGAAAAAGGAAAAAGTATGTGGGCTCGTGTAAAGGGCAAAACGGAGAATGATTTAATGCAATTACCTTTCAAAGGCCAGTATAACTTCAGGCCCGCTGGCATGAAACCTGTAAAAGGCCAGAAAAACGTTCGCTGGTTCTTTAAGCCATTGATCAGTATCTTTTCGCTGATAGCACCTTCCGGGATGCTGAGTCTGCATGAAGTAGGGAAAGCAATGATCAATGCAGTGTTAAAGGGTTATCCCAAACAGGTATTAGAGGTTAAAGATATCCGGCAACTAGGGGCTTAACAAAAGCCGCTTTCCTGCTTATATTCTGCTGTATTTATACTCATACAACGCCTTCCCCAATATCTGTAGCAGCAATAAACGTTTCAAGTTGTCTTTTTTAGATAAATAAGTAAGTATCGGGTATTTCTTTAAGATAATGGCCTTTAGCGTTAAGCTATTTTTCAGGAATAGTTAAGGTCACTGATACATACAAAATATCAACTATTAAAAAGCAGTTATAAGTAATCGGCACCTATTGCGGGTATCAGAAAGCGTACTACTTTCACATTGCAAAGCGCAATAAGCAGCTAAGTAAATAACAAAAAAGATTACACTACCTTATTATAAACTAGGTGTTTTTCATAGGTTAGCAAACGGCCCGCTTTGTCTAAAGCCAGGGCCTATTTTTTAAAAACTTTTCCCTCCGCCTAATCGGTTTTATCAATAGATGTTATAGAAAAATACCGTTTACCCATATTCTCCTTGTGCCGGACCTTTGCTGTACCAATTATGATTACGCAGTCACTGGCACATACAATCTCTATAGTACCGAAGAGAAGGAAAGCAGAAGCGAAAACCTTGCGGTATACTTACATCAACACCAGCATTTTTTTATCAGGCCTTTCGGTGTTTGCACAGCTCTATGTGTTTCAGCCATTGCTCCCACTGGTGTGTAAGCAGTTTAGTGTTACACCAGCACAAAGCAGCTACACCGTCTCGGCTTCTACACTTGGCGTAGGCATCGGACTGTTTATTCTTTCTTTTAAAGCCGATGAGTTACATCGTAAGCAGCTAATGGGCTTTTCCATGATTATTTCGGCTTTGCTTACCATCAGCACGGCATTCGTACACAACTTTCCTTTACTGGTATTCATCAATGCCTGCAAAGGCATAGCACTGGCCGGCGTTACGGGGGTGGCGCTGGCTTACTTGTCCGAAGAAATCAGTGCGGCAGCCATTGGCCGTGCTATCAGCCTGTACCTGAGCGGTAATGCTATTGGCGGCATGGCCGGGCGTATAGAAGCTACTTTACTGGCAGGTTGGCTCAACTGGCGTTGGGCAATGGGGCTTATTGGCCTTAGCAGCCTGGTAATAGGGATAGTGTTTGTAAAGCTGTTGCCCGCATCCCGCCATTTTGTTCCCGCAAAGGCTGGTTTTAAAGTAAAATGGCAACAGATAGGGCAGTTTAGCCGGCATCCGGTAATGCTGCGTTACTACATTACAGCTGCCTGCATTATGGGCACATTCGTAAGCGTATATAACTATCTGGGCTTTAGGCTGGAAGCACCTCCTTTTTCCCTGCCACATTACATTATTGCCAGTGTGTTTCTCATGTATACCATTGGCGTAGTGGGTACTATGGTGGCCGGTAAATGGAGCGATAAGGTAGCCCCTCAGCAATTAATAAGACTATTTATCCTGTTTCTGGCAGGTGGACTGCTGGCCATGCTATCGGGCAACCTGGTAGTGCTGGTGTGTGGATTAGGATTGGTTACGTTTAGTTTCTTTGCCGGCCACACTATGGCCAGTCGCATCATTGCCCAAACCGCCCAACATAATAAAAGCACCGCAACGGCGCTATACTGGTTGTTTTATTACATA encodes the following:
- a CDS encoding DUF3817 domain-containing protein; translation: MLQLFSTKIGRLRIIGILEGISLLTLLFVAMPMKYLLHNPDATRVLGAVHGAIFLLFVFNTLSVGVEQNWKFKTTTWKVLIACIIPFGTFYIDKHILSKLEQQ
- a CDS encoding NAD-dependent epimerase/dehydratase family protein encodes the protein MALKVIITGATGMVGEGVLLECVQNDNISEILLVGRKSYGQSLPKTRELIVKDFWEIGHHTDTLQGYDACFYCAGVSAMGKNEADYTYITYDTTLYFAKTLATLNSNMVFTFVTGWGTDSTEKGKSMWARVKGKTENDLMQLPFKGQYNFRPAGMKPVKGQKNVRWFFKPLISIFSLIAPSGMLSLHEVGKAMINAVLKGYPKQVLEVKDIRQLGA
- a CDS encoding rhodanese-like domain-containing protein codes for the protein MKTAIIITGILLLVYISYRAYRIATLDKGLNSLLAKGAIILDVRTEQEYKTGHINGSLNISLGTLRERYVELDSGKTYITCCSHGLRSVKAENILKERGFKKVYNGGAWSDLEKLIKKGN
- a CDS encoding MFS transporter; translated protein: MITQSLAHTISIVPKRRKAEAKTLRYTYINTSIFLSGLSVFAQLYVFQPLLPLVCKQFSVTPAQSSYTVSASTLGVGIGLFILSFKADELHRKQLMGFSMIISALLTISTAFVHNFPLLVFINACKGIALAGVTGVALAYLSEEISAAAIGRAISLYLSGNAIGGMAGRIEATLLAGWLNWRWAMGLIGLSSLVIGIVFVKLLPASRHFVPAKAGFKVKWQQIGQFSRHPVMLRYYITAACIMGTFVSVYNYLGFRLEAPPFSLPHYIIASVFLMYTIGVVGTMVAGKWSDKVAPQQLIRLFILFLAGGLLAMLSGNLVVLVCGLGLVTFSFFAGHTMASRIIAQTAQHNKSTATALYWLFYYIGSSIIGSGSGVLLSGQGWTVFILLLLAIALLLQLLVYPRKPTA